The following coding sequences are from one Asterias amurensis chromosome 8, ASM3211899v1 window:
- the LOC139940623 gene encoding uncharacterized protein C6orf163 homolog, with amino-acid sequence MDKRGKENKALSPRYDGIPLRYEDSKPVQVQMYTHQNILDIGQNIHNHWESQAENDKDAAISAAEHKVWLEAEHMKSVALEKCRELAKIELEKAISNLKISNEKSLKEEALRVEGIMTKQANEQVRHEKETGEKILRDTVEKVRVQGVKEKEEAVAEARKEEVEIARKEAERVARVTADRESQTAKKTAQDKSQSLQALEERMKQERIEAVLAAQREERRIAAIELGRVKTLHQSEIQKLRETIQKLELRNQETLKEVDRECEVKKQWEEKYNEMKNSYQLFINKTKGFDQGQADFLLK; translated from the exons ATGGACAAGCGAGGGAAAGAGAACAAGGCCCTGTCCCCACGGTATGATGGGATACCTCTACGCTATGAGGACAGTAAACCAGTCCAAGTTCAGATGTACACACATCAGAATATCTTAG ATATTGGGCAGAATATTCACAACCATTGGGAGTCCCAGGCAGAGAATGATAAAGACGCAGCAATATCAGCCGCAGAGCACAAGGTGTGGCTAGAGGCGGAGCACATGAAGAGCGTAGCGCTGGAGAAGTGCAGAGAACTGGCTAAGATTGAGCTAGAAAAAGCCATCAGTAATCTAAAGATCAGCAATGAGAAGTCACTAAAG GAAGAGGCACTACGGGTTGAGGGCATCATGACAAAGCAAGCTAATGAGCAGGTACGACACGAAAAAGAAACAGGGGAGAAGATCTTGAGAGATACCGTCGAGAAAGTCCGAGTCCAGGGTGTCAAAGAGAAGGAAGAGGCCGTCGCTGAGGCCAGGAAAGAGGAGGTCGAGATTGCCAGGAAAGAAGCTGAGAGAGTGGCAAG AGTAACGGCCGACCGCGAGTCCCAAACTGCCAAGAAGACCGCCCAAGACAAATCCCAATCACTGCAGGCCCTCGAGGAGCGCATGAAACAGGAGCGCATTGAGGCCGTTTTAGCGGCGCAACGCGAGGAGCGCCGCATCGCCGCCATTGAACTCGGACGCGTCAAAACACTCCACCAGTCGGAGATTCAGAAACTCCGGGAGACGATCCAGAAGTTGGAGCTGAGAAATCAGGAAACCCTCAAGGAAGTCGACAGAGAATGCGAGGTCAAGAAACAGTGGGAGGAAAAATATAACGAGATGAAGAACTCATACCAGCTCTTCATCAATAAGACTAAAGGATTCGACCAAGGGCAAGCTGATTTCCTCCTGAAatga